A single region of the Anaerostipes rhamnosivorans genome encodes:
- a CDS encoding EamA family transporter, with protein MVLGIVVYGTVIPFSCYLRGVTYIGPVKASMYSSVESLTAAVLSFCLLGQSFGVYDLLGMGFIMGGVTTLVVLGKEI; from the coding sequence ATGGTCCTGGGTATTGTGGTTTATGGAACGGTCATACCCTTTAGCTGTTATCTGCGGGGTGTTACATATATAGGGCCAGTCAAGGCCAGTATGTATTCCAGTGTTGAGTCTTTAACGGCGGCAGTGCTTTCTTTCTGTCTGCTTGGACAAAGTTTTGGAGTATACGATCTTTTGGGGATGGGATTCATTATGGGAGGGGTTACTACCTTGGTCGTACTTGGAAAAGAAATATGA
- a CDS encoding EamA family transporter, producing MLCFPVCAGGCPEFRGNQYSNPGIATVLHYLAPVFILLFCLAAEKRKPQLTELIVLFLVILGVFLLASHGSIYTLLIPKEAMFFGIASAVFLSVYNLQPKKLLGRFGLLEVIGWGMLTGGLILAAFAHLWDIPGI from the coding sequence TTGTTGTGTTTTCCGGTCTGTGCTGGGGGCTGTCCGGAGTTTCGGGGAAATCAATATTCCAATCCGGGAATTGCTACGGTACTGCATTACCTGGCCCCGGTATTTATTTTACTGTTCTGTCTGGCAGCAGAAAAAAGAAAGCCTCAGCTTACAGAATTGATTGTATTGTTTCTGGTAATCTTAGGAGTCTTCCTCTTAGCATCACATGGTTCCATTTATACTCTTTTGATCCCCAAGGAAGCAATGTTTTTTGGAATTGCGTCTGCTGTTTTTTTATCGGTATATAATCTGCAGCCCAAAAAGCTGCTTGGCAGATTCGGACTTCTTGAGGTCATCGGATGGGGCATGCTGACGGGAGGATTGATTCTGGCGGCTTTCGCACATCTGTGGGATATACCGGGAATATGA
- a CDS encoding alpha/beta hydrolase, which translates to MALIHCEFYSDILKEEVGAYVVIPEHRDIKGKRKLKTLYLLHGLGDDHTKWVRRTPIERYAKEGDWIVIMPEGEKGYYTNNVQGKRYWDYIGEELPGLMKSYFPLISDKREDNYVAGLSMGGFGSMKLALNFPERFCAGASFSGALDIRMEYNDYPQYTELYKKVFGPVEKILDSENDLSTVLRKLKEKKRQIPRLYISCGLQDDIYPQSQEFIKQLRSLEIPYTYEEWNGGHDWIFWDESIRRALSWFLTCGTKENE; encoded by the coding sequence ATGGCTCTGATTCATTGTGAATTTTACTCTGATATCTTGAAAGAGGAGGTTGGTGCTTATGTGGTGATCCCGGAACACAGGGATATAAAAGGAAAAAGAAAACTGAAAACATTGTATCTGCTTCATGGTCTTGGAGATGATCATACAAAGTGGGTCAGGAGAACCCCTATTGAACGGTACGCAAAGGAGGGGGACTGGATTGTTATCATGCCGGAAGGGGAGAAGGGCTATTATACAAACAATGTTCAGGGAAAAAGATACTGGGATTATATCGGAGAAGAGCTTCCGGGACTCATGAAATCCTATTTTCCTTTGATATCAGACAAACGGGAAGACAACTATGTGGCTGGACTGTCCATGGGCGGCTTCGGCAGCATGAAGCTGGCGTTAAACTTTCCCGAGCGCTTTTGTGCGGGAGCCAGCTTCTCCGGCGCTCTGGATATTCGCATGGAATACAATGATTATCCGCAATATACAGAGTTATATAAGAAAGTATTCGGTCCAGTAGAAAAGATATTGGACTCAGAAAATGATCTTTCCACCGTTTTACGGAAGTTAAAAGAGAAAAAACGTCAGATCCCCAGGCTGTACATTTCCTGTGGGCTTCAGGATGATATATATCCCCAGAGCCAGGAGTTTATAAAACAGTTAAGAAGTCTTGAGATCCCCTATACTTATGAAGAGTGGAACGGCGGACACGACTGGATTTTCTGGGATGAGAGCATCAGAAGGGCACTCAGCTGGTTTTTGACATGCGGGACTAAGGAAAATGAATAA
- a CDS encoding PTS system mannose/fructose/sorbose family transporter subunit IID, whose protein sequence is MSEQKKTKIQEKESVLTKKDLNKCYRRLSLWGETSLNFERMQAIGWCNAMVPALKKIYTKKQDLAAALQRHLQFFNTELMFGNLIFGPSIALEEEKAENSNKIPDELITSFKTGTMGPVAAIGDTIHWGTAWTLGTAFAGALAARGALSAAAVLLGLVVGCEIVAYMLFCLGYSTGRRSFAQIMKSGLLNEILDGANILGMFMMGVLSSSLVTAEPALKIGKFVLKDTLDGIVPGFLPLLIVFGVYYLIRKKQVSTAKIVLLIIAIGIAGSVIGLF, encoded by the coding sequence ATGAGTGAACAAAAGAAAACGAAGATTCAGGAAAAAGAAAGTGTACTGACGAAGAAGGATTTAAATAAGTGTTACCGGAGGCTGAGTCTCTGGGGTGAGACAAGCTTAAATTTTGAAAGAATGCAGGCCATCGGATGGTGCAATGCAATGGTGCCTGCGCTGAAAAAAATCTATACGAAAAAGCAGGACCTTGCCGCGGCACTTCAACGGCATCTGCAGTTTTTTAACACAGAATTGATGTTTGGAAATCTTATTTTTGGTCCCTCCATCGCTCTGGAAGAAGAGAAAGCAGAAAATTCGAATAAGATTCCGGACGAATTGATTACCAGTTTTAAGACCGGTACCATGGGACCAGTTGCCGCTATTGGAGACACCATTCACTGGGGGACGGCATGGACCCTGGGAACCGCATTTGCAGGGGCCTTGGCGGCCAGGGGAGCGTTGAGCGCAGCAGCAGTGCTGCTGGGGCTTGTGGTAGGCTGTGAGATCGTGGCTTACATGCTGTTTTGTTTAGGATACAGCACAGGAAGAAGGTCCTTTGCACAGATTATGAAGTCGGGTCTCTTAAATGAAATATTGGATGGTGCAAATATCCTGGGTATGTTTATGATGGGGGTTCTGTCATCAAGTCTTGTCACGGCAGAACCAGCTTTAAAAATTGGAAAGTTTGTTTTAAAGGATACGCTGGATGGGATCGTGCCCGGCTTTCTGCCGCTCTTGATCGTCTTTGGAGTATATTATCTAATCCGAAAAAAACAGGTCAGTACTGCTAAAATTGTACTTTTGATTATTGCAATCGGAATTGCCGGTTCTGTGATCGGATTGTTTTAA
- a CDS encoding PTS mannose/fructose/sorbose/N-acetylgalactosamine transporter subunit IIC, whose amino-acid sequence MQLFLLAAVMGLCNWLHKMEIGYNTGYTIFESPITSGLLAGLILGKPIEGLIIGGTIQLIYVGVIAPGGNFPADSAIAGACVAPIALMTGMKPSVAVTLAVPVGLLGVFLINLRKTIAIRFAHSADRYAKEADTRGIYRCAVIYPGLLNLLVAFLPVFIVVLFGTSVVDVILKYIPEVVMHGLEVAGGMLPALGFALIMHMIGKPKYIVFMILGFFALQMTGWSNLVLGIFGGCLAFIIVLLKREAGMEADDHE is encoded by the coding sequence ATGCAGTTATTTTTATTGGCGGCAGTGATGGGGCTGTGCAACTGGCTTCATAAGATGGAGATTGGATACAACACTGGATATACGATTTTTGAATCTCCAATTACCAGCGGATTGCTGGCAGGGCTGATTTTAGGAAAACCAATCGAGGGTTTGATCATAGGTGGAACCATTCAGCTGATCTATGTGGGGGTTATCGCACCGGGCGGCAACTTCCCGGCGGACAGTGCCATCGCAGGGGCCTGTGTAGCACCTATTGCGCTGATGACGGGTATGAAGCCGTCAGTTGCGGTTACACTGGCAGTTCCTGTGGGACTATTGGGAGTGTTTTTGATCAACTTGAGGAAAACCATTGCTATCAGGTTTGCACATTCAGCAGACCGGTATGCGAAAGAAGCAGATACAAGAGGAATATACAGATGTGCAGTGATCTATCCCGGACTGTTAAATCTTCTTGTGGCGTTTCTGCCCGTGTTTATCGTAGTGTTATTTGGAACGTCGGTGGTGGATGTCATTCTAAAATATATTCCGGAGGTAGTGATGCATGGACTAGAGGTCGCCGGTGGAATGCTTCCTGCATTGGGATTTGCGCTGATCATGCATATGATCGGAAAACCAAAATACATCGTGTTTATGATTCTTGGTTTTTTTGCCCTGCAGATGACGGGATGGAGTAACCTTGTGCTGGGAATTTTCGGCGGATGCCTGGCGTTTATCATTGTCCTTCTGAAAAGAGAGGCAGGAATGGAGGCGGATGACCATGAGTGA
- a CDS encoding PTS sugar transporter subunit IIB yields the protein MADIKVARIDFRLIHGQVITKWIKYYPVDMIVVVDDALRNDDFMIEIYKMAVPKGVKFKVVSQEGAAEILEQINASVFLLFKNVEACAKAVESGVKFDFLVVGGVPGEGERQFISDGIYLNKKEFTELENINQTVSEIIFKSIPEETAVTMQKAKEKLR from the coding sequence ATGGCAGATATAAAAGTAGCCAGAATTGACTTCCGGCTGATTCACGGACAAGTTATCACAAAATGGATCAAATATTATCCAGTAGATATGATTGTGGTAGTAGATGACGCCTTAAGGAACGATGATTTTATGATCGAAATTTATAAAATGGCCGTCCCCAAAGGTGTGAAATTTAAAGTTGTTTCCCAAGAGGGTGCGGCTGAAATCTTAGAACAGATCAATGCATCTGTATTTTTGCTCTTTAAAAACGTGGAAGCCTGCGCAAAGGCTGTGGAGAGCGGTGTGAAGTTTGATTTCCTCGTGGTGGGAGGTGTCCCGGGAGAGGGAGAAAGACAGTTTATCTCAGATGGCATTTATCTGAACAAAAAAGAATTTACAGAGCTGGAAAATATCAACCAGACGGTATCTGAGATCATTTTTAAGAGCATTCCTGAGGAAACAGCAGTAACGATGCAAAAAGCGAAAGAGAAACTGAGATAG
- a CDS encoding PTS sugar transporter subunit IIA, translated as MCQRKIPSCVKDKYGFRGAETLGTVFAIKFRIKKTIKTMRGGVGVVGLIIATHGDLSRSLMRSVSLIAGEYRNIITLCLEKNDNADNFYEEIQSSIEKAEEGDGVMIFTDILGGTPSNLSTLAARRHHLFCLTGLNLPMMIEFLMSAEDGLTLEELADRCFEAASSGIRITNKV; from the coding sequence ATGTGTCAAAGAAAGATCCCGTCATGTGTCAAAGATAAATATGGTTTTAGGGGGGCAGAGACACTTGGCACGGTATTTGCTATTAAATTTCGTATAAAGAAAACGATCAAAACAATGAGAGGAGGTGTAGGTGTGGTCGGATTAATCATTGCTACCCACGGGGACTTGAGCAGGTCGTTGATGAGAAGTGTTTCTTTGATTGCGGGTGAATATAGGAATATTATAACCCTCTGTCTGGAAAAGAACGACAACGCTGATAATTTTTACGAGGAGATACAAAGCAGCATTGAAAAAGCAGAGGAGGGTGACGGAGTCATGATCTTTACGGACATCTTAGGGGGTACCCCGTCTAACCTGTCTACTCTGGCTGCGCGCAGACATCATCTATTCTGTCTGACAGGGTTAAATCTACCGATGATGATAGAGTTTTTGATGTCTGCGGAGGATGGACTGACTTTGGAGGAACTTGCAGACCGCTGTTTTGAAGCGGCATCCAGCGGAATACGGATTACAAATAAGGTATAA
- a CDS encoding sigma 54-interacting transcriptional regulator produces MARITNKDKIKQYFLEIDGHLGIGAGTVAEAVGMKRNAASAILNELEREHFLTKKKTKPVLFTLYEGETDQDRIDKKDEQVEDDVFKEISELSYDMEQVLNKCKISAAYPGRGLPIMLLGPSGVGKSMLAEKIYLYARRQKIISEEAPFVVLNCADYANNKELLSSVLFGYKRGAFTGANKDFAGLLEKADQGYLLLDEVHRLPPEGQEKLFRYIDTGRITPLGDGADEKELNVKLIFATTENIDNVLLETFIRRIPLTVTIPSYSERSSNERMKIIQNLFEQEAHILDCNFKISSNVINNLLTFKGKGNIGSLKNIIKISCANAQNRQEKHQDYIEVTMQDLNVQYSVDYNSIKNSSTSQWIFVNKDSEDIMIRSLDSIGEILQMDSMIRLIKKYTKNSITYDRFSKQNKKLIEGIMDHIVYDIESSSVEIVYKEHVENIFKFMQSNYGFEYTGTAVIVLTKVLVLLSRNSTFLREDKKDYLTEMKSKLAKKLFRQSKMAELFYRMVNETMDYNANEELLKLFLILFFHCQMDEEKYLYNAIIITHGYSTASSIASLVNQVYSSYIFDAFDMPYDTSKKQIVERLRSYLKKVNTSSGVLILVDMGSVLSITDDISDLVEGNLGIINNVTTQMALDVGNELLQKRDIEAILKTTVRYNSTTYHFIRKKEKQNAILVCCMKGLEVADKICDMLRTCFDDDKILILEYDYEKLAQRGSGDDVFDLYNVSLIISTNELELEDMEVLLLNELVDQKGYETLNHVLKTIYSEKRINTMIENIIKSFSLRNIMSQLTILNPEIIIDDVGYAIHQMELELKLKFTPDLKHILYMHIGIMVERLMQQKNQEPLHTFGEFARTHQEFCEMSKKCLSSIEKRYHVSVNMREIRLIYNLIESKIKDFGK; encoded by the coding sequence ATGGCCAGGATAACGAACAAAGATAAAATAAAACAATATTTTCTCGAGATTGACGGACACTTAGGAATCGGCGCCGGTACCGTGGCAGAGGCTGTGGGGATGAAACGGAATGCAGCAAGCGCTATTTTAAATGAACTGGAAAGAGAGCACTTTCTGACCAAAAAGAAGACAAAGCCTGTACTGTTTACTTTATACGAGGGAGAGACAGACCAAGACAGGATTGATAAGAAAGATGAGCAAGTTGAAGATGACGTATTTAAAGAGATCTCGGAGCTTTCTTATGACATGGAGCAGGTGCTGAATAAGTGCAAAATTTCTGCTGCTTATCCGGGACGGGGACTTCCAATCATGCTGCTGGGGCCCAGCGGGGTAGGAAAAAGTATGCTTGCGGAGAAGATTTATCTGTATGCCAGGCGGCAGAAGATCATATCGGAGGAAGCACCGTTTGTTGTTCTGAACTGTGCAGATTACGCAAACAATAAAGAGCTGTTATCATCTGTTTTATTTGGATACAAAAGAGGAGCATTTACCGGGGCTAATAAAGACTTTGCAGGGCTTCTGGAAAAAGCGGATCAGGGTTATCTGCTCTTGGATGAAGTGCACAGGCTGCCTCCAGAGGGCCAGGAAAAGCTGTTCCGTTATATTGATACAGGAAGGATCACGCCCCTGGGGGATGGAGCAGATGAAAAAGAGTTAAATGTCAAGCTGATTTTTGCCACCACGGAAAATATTGATAATGTTTTGTTGGAAACCTTTATCAGGAGAATCCCGCTTACTGTTACCATACCATCCTACAGTGAGAGAAGCAGCAATGAACGGATGAAGATCATACAAAATCTATTTGAACAGGAAGCACACATCCTGGACTGTAATTTTAAAATCAGCAGTAATGTGATAAATAATCTGTTAACCTTTAAAGGAAAAGGGAATATCGGATCCCTGAAAAATATAATCAAGATCAGCTGTGCCAATGCCCAGAACAGACAGGAGAAACATCAGGATTACATTGAGGTGACGATGCAGGACTTAAATGTCCAGTATTCTGTGGATTATAATTCTATAAAAAACAGCAGTACCTCCCAATGGATCTTTGTCAACAAAGACTCGGAGGACATTATGATCCGTTCTTTGGACTCTATCGGAGAGATTCTGCAGATGGATTCTATGATCCGCCTTATAAAGAAATATACAAAAAATAGTATTACATATGACAGGTTCAGCAAGCAGAATAAGAAACTGATAGAAGGTATTATGGACCATATTGTATATGACATAGAGTCTTCATCGGTGGAAATTGTTTATAAAGAGCATGTGGAAAATATCTTTAAATTCATGCAGAGCAACTATGGGTTTGAATATACGGGCACTGCAGTGATTGTTCTGACAAAGGTGTTGGTTCTTCTGAGCAGAAACAGCACGTTTCTCAGAGAGGATAAAAAGGACTACCTGACGGAAATGAAATCGAAACTGGCAAAAAAGCTGTTCCGGCAGTCCAAAATGGCGGAGTTATTTTACAGAATGGTAAATGAGACTATGGATTACAATGCCAACGAGGAGCTGCTGAAGCTGTTTTTAATCCTGTTTTTCCACTGCCAGATGGATGAAGAAAAATATTTATATAATGCCATTATCATCACACACGGATATTCCACAGCATCCAGCATCGCAAGCCTTGTAAACCAAGTATATTCAAGCTATATATTTGACGCCTTTGATATGCCTTATGACACGTCAAAAAAGCAGATAGTGGAGAGACTCCGGTCCTATTTAAAAAAAGTCAACACATCCTCCGGGGTACTTATACTTGTGGATATGGGTTCGGTTCTGAGCATCACAGATGATATCAGTGATCTTGTGGAAGGAAATTTAGGGATTATCAACAACGTGACAACGCAGATGGCGCTGGACGTGGGAAATGAATTGCTGCAGAAACGGGACATAGAGGCAATTCTAAAAACAACCGTGCGATATAATTCAACGACCTATCACTTTATTAGAAAAAAAGAAAAGCAAAACGCCATCTTAGTCTGCTGTATGAAGGGGTTGGAGGTTGCAGATAAGATTTGTGACATGCTGAGAACCTGTTTTGACGATGACAAGATTCTTATTCTGGAGTATGACTACGAAAAACTGGCACAAAGGGGGAGTGGTGACGATGTATTTGATCTGTATAACGTATCCCTGATCATCTCTACCAATGAATTGGAATTAGAAGATATGGAAGTATTGCTGCTGAATGAATTAGTGGACCAAAAAGGATATGAAACATTAAATCATGTACTGAAAACAATCTATTCAGAAAAGAGAATCAACACGATGATTGAAAATATCATCAAAAGCTTCAGCCTGCGTAACATTATGAGTCAACTGACCATCTTAAATCCTGAAATTATCATAGATGATGTAGGATATGCGATCCATCAAATGGAACTGGAACTAAAATTAAAGTTCACGCCGGATTTAAAGCATATTCTGTATATGCATATCGGTATTATGGTGGAACGCCTTATGCAGCAGAAAAATCAGGAGCCGTTACACACATTCGGTGAGTTTGCCAGGACACATCAAGAGTTCTGTGAGATGTCGAAGAAGTGCCTGTCATCCATTGAGAAGAGATATCATGTATCAGTCAACATGAGAGAAATACGGCTGATCTATAATTTGATCGAGAGCAAGATCAAAGACTTTGGAAAATAA